In a genomic window of Prochlorococcus marinus subsp. marinus str. CCMP1375:
- a CDS encoding glutathione S-transferase → MQDLQSQIKIMEGIISVENSELRKGSKSILYTFRRCPYAIRARWALFLCGKQVEFREVRLNNKPIELLRASPKGTVPVLIRENGQVIDESLEIMHWAIRTSDDNSNKKLLKGFNDKNIKLLIDQNDNSFKFHLDRYKYPNRYEGIEAEEHRKKAKEILKDWDKRIKYSVNLNLFNDSETIADWSIWPFVRQYRLIDSVRFDKDKELINLRRWLESYLNSKSYSKIMKKLSFWKSPYDGISTHA, encoded by the coding sequence TTGCAAGATCTACAAAGTCAAATAAAGATAATGGAGGGAATTATTTCAGTTGAAAATTCAGAATTACGTAAAGGCAGCAAAAGTATCCTCTACACATTTAGAAGATGTCCTTATGCAATTAGAGCTAGATGGGCCCTATTTTTATGTGGTAAGCAAGTTGAATTTAGAGAAGTTCGACTTAATAATAAACCAATAGAACTACTAAGAGCATCTCCCAAAGGAACTGTTCCTGTATTAATTAGAGAGAATGGTCAAGTAATTGATGAAAGCCTAGAGATCATGCATTGGGCAATAAGAACTTCAGATGATAATTCGAATAAGAAATTATTAAAGGGCTTTAATGATAAAAATATAAAGTTATTAATTGATCAAAATGACAATAGCTTTAAATTTCATCTAGATAGATATAAGTATCCTAATAGATATGAAGGCATTGAAGCAGAAGAGCATCGAAAGAAAGCAAAGGAAATTTTAAAGGATTGGGATAAAAGAATAAAATATTCTGTCAACTTGAATTTATTTAATGATTCAGAAACAATCGCTGATTGGAGTATTTGGCCATTTGTACGTCAATATCGTTTAATCGATTCAGTAAGATTTGATAAAGACAAAGAACTTATTAATCTGCGCAGATGGCTAGAATCTTACTTAAACAGCAAATCATACTCTAAAATAATGAAAAAATTGAGCTTTTGGAAAAGTCCTTATGATGGTATAAGTACGCATGCCTGA
- a CDS encoding chlorophyll a/b binding light-harvesting protein encodes MQTYGNPDVTYGWWAGNSGVTNRSGKFIAAHAAHTGLIAFWAGAFTLFELARFDPSVPMGHQPLIALPHLATLGIGFDEAGTFVGGTTVTAIAIVHLVLSMVYGAGGLLHSLTFPGDMQDSEVLQARKFKLEWDNPDNQTFILGHHLIFLGVANIQFVEWARIHGIWDAAAGSIRQVEYNLNLSSIWNHQFDFLTINNLEDVMGGHAFLAFFMITGGAFHIATKQVGEYTKFKGSGLLSAEAILSWSLAGIGWMAIVAAFWCATNTTVYPVDFFGEVLDLKFGIAPYWVDTVDLPNGAHTSRAWLTNVHYFLGFFYIQGHLWHALRAMGFDFKRVSSAVSNIGTASVTLND; translated from the coding sequence ATGCAGACCTATGGAAATCCAGACGTCACCTACGGGTGGTGGGCTGGTAATTCTGGGGTCACCAACCGCTCAGGAAAATTCATTGCAGCTCATGCCGCTCATACCGGTTTGATTGCTTTTTGGGCTGGTGCCTTCACACTTTTTGAATTAGCTCGTTTTGACCCTTCAGTACCTATGGGTCATCAACCTTTAATTGCTCTTCCTCACTTAGCTACTCTTGGTATTGGCTTTGATGAGGCTGGAACTTTTGTCGGTGGAACCACTGTTACTGCAATAGCAATTGTTCACTTGGTCTTGTCAATGGTCTATGGAGCAGGAGGTCTCTTGCACTCCCTGACTTTCCCTGGTGATATGCAAGATTCAGAGGTACTTCAGGCAAGAAAATTCAAGCTTGAATGGGACAACCCAGATAATCAGACCTTCATTTTGGGACATCATCTTATTTTCTTAGGTGTGGCCAATATTCAGTTTGTTGAATGGGCAAGAATTCATGGAATATGGGATGCCGCTGCTGGCAGTATTCGTCAAGTTGAGTACAATCTCAACCTTTCTTCCATTTGGAATCATCAGTTTGATTTCCTTACAATAAACAACCTTGAAGACGTTATGGGGGGCCATGCATTCCTAGCTTTCTTCATGATTACTGGAGGTGCATTCCACATAGCCACAAAGCAAGTTGGCGAATACACCAAATTTAAAGGTTCAGGTTTGCTTTCAGCAGAAGCTATCCTTTCTTGGTCCCTGGCTGGTATTGGCTGGATGGCTATTGTTGCTGCTTTCTGGTGTGCAACAAACACAACTGTTTATCCAGTTGACTTTTTTGGAGAGGTTCTAGACCTTAAGTTTGGAATTGCTCCTTATTGGGTTGATACTGTTGACCTACCTAATGGTGCTCATACATCTCGTGCTTGGTTAACAAATGTCCATTACTTCCTTGGTTTCTTTTATATTCAAGGACATTTATGGCATGCTTTACGTGCAATGGGATTTGACTTCAAACGTGTATCAAGTGCTGTAAGTAATATTGGTACTGCATCTGTAACTTTGAATGATTGA
- a CDS encoding sodium/glutamate symporter, translating to MTWFKHFLESSLSPESFLGLIIALGILVIIAILLIIGRRFESALNLERLGIPISILFGLFALLIGPHGPSPLLPELITDTFIRLPSPLLTLVFATLMLGRPIPKASGIWQPVASQALLALLLGFGQYLVGGVAVLLILIPFLGVDPLMGCLIEVGFEGGHGAASVMGQSFEKIGFSQGLDLGLAMATVGLLASTLLGSGLVVIGKGFGWINNEEDKIINRVVSEEKFSICEKVSQLLLNLGFAGLAVLFGITLLSLIKLIGLFIGGTFYEVISVFPVFPLALLGSLFIRFLLEKVEKTEFVSEILQREIGILSTDLLITTAMAGLNLPLLLKDWKPLTILALSGLLWNLLGMFFFSRIIFRKQWFERSIIEFGNATGVAASGILLLRLADPRDQTNTLPIFSIKQLFVQPLLSGGVITVIAPLAIMKFGLTGWTAFCGIMTAIFVVIAFLVLNKLDDQLV from the coding sequence ATGACCTGGTTTAAACATTTTCTAGAATCTTCGCTCTCTCCAGAATCATTCTTGGGCTTAATTATTGCTTTAGGAATACTTGTTATAATTGCGATTTTGTTGATTATAGGAAGAAGATTTGAATCAGCTTTAAATTTAGAGAGACTAGGAATTCCAATATCAATTTTATTTGGATTATTTGCGCTTTTAATAGGTCCGCATGGTCCTTCTCCACTTTTACCAGAATTAATAACTGATACTTTTATCAGATTGCCTTCTCCTTTGCTTACCTTGGTATTTGCAACGTTGATGTTGGGCAGGCCAATACCAAAAGCCAGTGGAATATGGCAGCCAGTAGCTTCTCAAGCTTTATTAGCTCTTTTATTAGGTTTTGGTCAGTACCTAGTAGGTGGTGTAGCAGTCTTACTTATTCTTATTCCATTCTTAGGGGTTGATCCATTAATGGGTTGTTTGATAGAAGTAGGATTCGAGGGTGGCCATGGTGCGGCATCAGTTATGGGGCAAAGCTTTGAGAAAATAGGCTTTTCTCAGGGACTTGATCTTGGCTTAGCTATGGCAACAGTAGGTCTTTTGGCTTCAACGTTACTTGGTAGTGGATTAGTTGTTATAGGGAAAGGTTTTGGTTGGATTAATAATGAAGAAGATAAAATAATAAATAGGGTTGTTTCAGAGGAAAAATTTTCTATTTGCGAAAAAGTTAGTCAATTATTATTAAATCTTGGTTTTGCTGGACTTGCTGTTCTTTTTGGTATAACTCTTCTCTCATTAATAAAATTAATTGGACTTTTTATTGGTGGAACTTTTTATGAAGTAATCTCTGTATTCCCTGTTTTTCCACTCGCTTTGTTGGGATCTCTTTTTATAAGATTCTTGTTAGAAAAAGTTGAGAAAACAGAATTTGTTTCTGAGATTCTTCAGAGAGAGATAGGCATTCTTTCTACTGATCTTCTTATTACAACAGCAATGGCTGGGCTTAATTTGCCACTTCTGCTTAAAGATTGGAAACCATTAACTATTTTAGCTTTAAGCGGCTTATTATGGAATCTTCTGGGGATGTTTTTTTTCTCGAGAATTATCTTCAGGAAGCAATGGTTTGAGAGGTCAATAATTGAATTTGGGAACGCAACAGGTGTTGCTGCAAGTGGAATCTTGCTTCTACGTTTAGCTGATCCAAGAGATCAAACCAACACATTACCAATATTTTCGATAAAGCAATTATTTGTACAACCTTTACTTTCTGGCGGAGTAATAACAGTTATTGCACCTTTAGCAATAATGAAATTTGGACTGACTGGATGGACTGCTTTTTGTGGCATTATGACAGCAATATTTGTTGTGATTGCATTCTTAGTTCTAAATAAACTTGATGATCAATTAGTATAA